From Arachis stenosperma cultivar V10309 chromosome 2, arast.V10309.gnm1.PFL2, whole genome shotgun sequence, one genomic window encodes:
- the LOC130961086 gene encoding protein trichome birefringence-like 14 isoform X1: MKSGINYSFRGRPISLALAACFLFTILLWTWESNPIAATLRSAQEWYLMPSEFPTEVPIGSTGTQKLEESEGKSSTPITKNGTIPNANTVDSEAVGSFPAKSPEIQHNQDVRSPSSEDCNYAKGRWVAESRRPLYSGFGCKQWLSSMWSCRMTQRPDFSYEGYRWQPVNCDMPEFDSSSFLRKMKDKTIAFIGDSLGRQQFQSLMCMVTGGQENPEVQNVGWEYGLVKPRGAIRPDGWAYRFPKTNTTILYYWSASLCDLVPLNVLDKLSDVAMHLDRPPAFMRRYLDRFDVLVLNTGHHWNRGKITANRWVMHVDGKPNEDKRIAEIPNAKNLTIHNVVRWLDSQLVSHPRLKAFFRTISPRHFYNGDWNTGGSCDNTIPFTNGSEVTQEGSMDQTIESALKGTKIKILDITALSQLRDEAHMSRYTARGIQNTSDCLHWCLPGIPDTWNELLVAQI, encoded by the exons ATGAAAAGTGGAATTAATTATAGCTTCAGAGGGAGGCCTATTTCCCTAGCTCTGGCTGCTTGTTTTCTTTTTACCATATTACTTTGGACATGGGAGAGTAATCCAATAGCTGCGACTTTAAGGTCAGCTCAAGAATGGTATCTCATGCCTTCAG AATTTCCTACAGAAGTCCCAATTGGTTCAACAGGAACTCAAAAGCTGGAAGAAAGTGAGGGAAAATCCTCAACTCCAATCACAAAAAATGGAACCATCCCAAATGCAAATACTGTGGATTCAGAAGCTGTAGGATCTTTTCCTGCAAAATCTCCAGAAATTCAACACAATCAAGATGTTAGATCTCCCAGCAGTGAAG ATTGTAATTATGCCAAGGGCAGGTGGGTTGCAGAGAGTAGGAGACCACTTTATTCTGGATTTGGCTGTAAGCAGTGGTTATCCTCCATGTGGTCATGTAGAATGACACAACGGCCAGATTTCTCATATGAGGGCTACCGCTGGCAGCCAGTAAATTGTGATATGCCAGAATTTGACAGCTCTTCCTTCTTGAGAAA GATGAAGGACAAAACGATTGCATTCATAGGAGATTCACTGGGCCGGCAACAATTTCAATCTCTGATGTGTATGGTCACTGGTGGACAAGAAAACCCTGAGGTTCAAAATGTTGGATGGGAATATGGTCTAGTAAAACCCCGTGGGGCTATTCGTCCTGATGGCTGGGCTTACAGGTTTCCAAAGACCAATACTACAATCTTATATTACTGGTCAGCTAGCTTATGTGATCTGGTTCCCCTTAATGTCTTGGACAAACTTTCCGATGTTGCCATGCACTTGGATCGGCCACCAGCTTTCATGAGACGATACCTTGATCGCTTTGATGTTTTGGTTCTTAATACAGGACACCATTGGAACCGGGGGAAAATTACTGCAAACAGGTGGGTAATGCATGTTGATGGAAAGCCCAATGAAGACAAAAGGATTGCAGAGATTCCCAATGCCAAAAACTTGACAATCCACAATGTTGTCAGATGGCTTGATTCGCAACTTGTCTCACACCCTCGACTCAAAGCTTTCTTCAGGACTATATCACCAAGGCATTTCTACAACGGGGATTGGAACACTGGTGGCAGTTGCGATAACACTATCCCGTTTACTAATGGCAGTGAGGTCACACAAGAGGGATCTATGGATCAAACTATTGAGAGTGCACTAAAGGGAACCAAGATCAAGATACTGGATATAACAGCCCTTTCGCAATTGAGGGATGAGGCTCACATGTCACGCTACACTGCTAGAGGAATTCAAAACACAAGTGACTGTTTGCATTGGTGTTTACCTGGTATTCCGGATACCTGGAATGAACTCCTTGTTGCTCAGATATAG
- the LOC130961086 gene encoding protein trichome birefringence-like 14 isoform X2: MKSGINYSFRGRPISLALAACFLFTILLWTWESNPIAATLRSAQEWYLMPSEVPIGSTGTQKLEESEGKSSTPITKNGTIPNANTVDSEAVGSFPAKSPEIQHNQDVRSPSSEDCNYAKGRWVAESRRPLYSGFGCKQWLSSMWSCRMTQRPDFSYEGYRWQPVNCDMPEFDSSSFLRKMKDKTIAFIGDSLGRQQFQSLMCMVTGGQENPEVQNVGWEYGLVKPRGAIRPDGWAYRFPKTNTTILYYWSASLCDLVPLNVLDKLSDVAMHLDRPPAFMRRYLDRFDVLVLNTGHHWNRGKITANRWVMHVDGKPNEDKRIAEIPNAKNLTIHNVVRWLDSQLVSHPRLKAFFRTISPRHFYNGDWNTGGSCDNTIPFTNGSEVTQEGSMDQTIESALKGTKIKILDITALSQLRDEAHMSRYTARGIQNTSDCLHWCLPGIPDTWNELLVAQI, from the exons ATGAAAAGTGGAATTAATTATAGCTTCAGAGGGAGGCCTATTTCCCTAGCTCTGGCTGCTTGTTTTCTTTTTACCATATTACTTTGGACATGGGAGAGTAATCCAATAGCTGCGACTTTAAGGTCAGCTCAAGAATGGTATCTCATGCCTTCAG AAGTCCCAATTGGTTCAACAGGAACTCAAAAGCTGGAAGAAAGTGAGGGAAAATCCTCAACTCCAATCACAAAAAATGGAACCATCCCAAATGCAAATACTGTGGATTCAGAAGCTGTAGGATCTTTTCCTGCAAAATCTCCAGAAATTCAACACAATCAAGATGTTAGATCTCCCAGCAGTGAAG ATTGTAATTATGCCAAGGGCAGGTGGGTTGCAGAGAGTAGGAGACCACTTTATTCTGGATTTGGCTGTAAGCAGTGGTTATCCTCCATGTGGTCATGTAGAATGACACAACGGCCAGATTTCTCATATGAGGGCTACCGCTGGCAGCCAGTAAATTGTGATATGCCAGAATTTGACAGCTCTTCCTTCTTGAGAAA GATGAAGGACAAAACGATTGCATTCATAGGAGATTCACTGGGCCGGCAACAATTTCAATCTCTGATGTGTATGGTCACTGGTGGACAAGAAAACCCTGAGGTTCAAAATGTTGGATGGGAATATGGTCTAGTAAAACCCCGTGGGGCTATTCGTCCTGATGGCTGGGCTTACAGGTTTCCAAAGACCAATACTACAATCTTATATTACTGGTCAGCTAGCTTATGTGATCTGGTTCCCCTTAATGTCTTGGACAAACTTTCCGATGTTGCCATGCACTTGGATCGGCCACCAGCTTTCATGAGACGATACCTTGATCGCTTTGATGTTTTGGTTCTTAATACAGGACACCATTGGAACCGGGGGAAAATTACTGCAAACAGGTGGGTAATGCATGTTGATGGAAAGCCCAATGAAGACAAAAGGATTGCAGAGATTCCCAATGCCAAAAACTTGACAATCCACAATGTTGTCAGATGGCTTGATTCGCAACTTGTCTCACACCCTCGACTCAAAGCTTTCTTCAGGACTATATCACCAAGGCATTTCTACAACGGGGATTGGAACACTGGTGGCAGTTGCGATAACACTATCCCGTTTACTAATGGCAGTGAGGTCACACAAGAGGGATCTATGGATCAAACTATTGAGAGTGCACTAAAGGGAACCAAGATCAAGATACTGGATATAACAGCCCTTTCGCAATTGAGGGATGAGGCTCACATGTCACGCTACACTGCTAGAGGAATTCAAAACACAAGTGACTGTTTGCATTGGTGTTTACCTGGTATTCCGGATACCTGGAATGAACTCCTTGTTGCTCAGATATAG